In the genome of Sinorhizobium chiapasense, the window GTAGCTGGTGTTGATCGAGATTTGCGGCGGCGCCACGTCCGGATATTGCGAGACCGGCAGGAGCGGAATCGCAATGATGCCGGCGAGCATGATGAAGATCGCCACCACCCAGGCAAAGATCGGCCTGTCGATAAAGAAACTGGGCATGTTCAAGCTCTCACTTCACTTCAGTGGCGGGCTTTTCGCCGTCGGCTGCCGAAGCGCTGGCCTGTTCGGCCGCGGGCTTTGCATTCGGGTCCCAGTCGGAGGGCTGCACAGGCGCACCCGGGCCGACCTTCTGGAAGCCCTCGACGATCACCTTTTCGCCGGCCTTGAGACCGGAGGTCACCTGCCAGCGTTCGCTGACCGTGCGTCCAAGCGTGACGTTGCGGAATTCGACCTTGTTGTCGGCGCTTACGACGTAGACTTGGGACTGGCCGGCATTGTTGCGCTGGACAGCCTGCTGCGGCACGGTGATCGCATCCTTCTCCAATCCCTGCTGGATCTGCACGCGCACATACATGCCCGGCAGCAGATCGTTGTTGGGGTTCGGGAACTCACCGCGCAGCGTCACCTGGCCGGTGGTCGCGTCCACGGCAGCTTCGGAGAAGAGCAGCTTGCCCTTCAGCGCATAAGGCGTTCCGTCGTCGAGGATGAGCTGGACTTCGGCTTCGTTGTCGGAGCTCATCATCTGACCGTCCTTGAGCGCCTTGCGCAGGCGGATGAGGTCAGTCGCCGACTGGGTGAAGTCGGCATAGATCGGGTCGAGCTGCTGGATCGTCGCAAGGTTCTGCGTGTCGGTCGCACTGACCAGGGCGCCTTCGGTGATGAGCGCCCGGCCGATCCGGCCGCCGATCGGCGCCGTGACATTCGCATATTGCAGGTTGAGCTTCGCATCGGCGAGACCCGCCTGGGCGATGCCGACATCGGCCTCCGCCTGGGCGACCGCTGCAATCGCATCATCGAACTGCTGAATTGCCGTGAACTGCGCGTCCTTCAATCGAGACTGCCGATCGGCGGTCCGCTTGGCCTGGTCGAGCACCGCCTGCGCCCGCTTCAGCGTGGCCTCGGCACTGTCGACCTTCACCTGGAAGGGGGCCGGGTCGATCCGATAAAGCACATCGCCTTCCTTGACGATGGTGCCCTGCTCGAACACGCGCTCGACGACGATCCCGGAAACCCGCGGCCGAACCTCGGCAATGCGCGTCGCAGTGATGCGGCCCGGCAGTTCATTGGTGATCGGCAGAGCTTCCGCGGCCGTCGTGTATACGGCCACGGCCGACGGCGGGAAGGCAGCGGCGGCCTGTTGTTCTTCATTCTTCTGGCAGCCGGCGAGAAAAATCACAGTTGCCAGGGTCGCGGCCAGTGTCGGTCGTTTCATACGCATCGCAATGTCCATAATCAAAGGACCGCCCGCAGCCGTTGCACCTTGCAATTTTGCGCGGTCCGAAAGTGAGATGAAGCGGATCCGGTATCGGCGTGGGAACATACCGGGAGGCTAATATACAGACACAAATGTATGTTAAATTCTCCCGCAGTGCAACAGGATTTCGATACCGTATGAACGGGCAAAAAAAGTGAAGAGCCGCAATGCCTTAGACGCTGCGGCTCGTGACAATCACTCAGCCGTGATGCCTGTCGAAAGGCATGTGGAGACCGGCGTCCGCCCCTCATCCGGCTGCCGCCACCTTCTCCCCTCAGGACTCGTGGCGACAGCTTCGCCACGAAATTAAGGCATGAGCAGCAGCGTCTGGTGTCCCCTCGCCCCGCTTGCGGGGAGAGGGCTAGGGTGAGGGGCAATTCTCCGCGTGTGCGCCGATTATGTGGGCCCGCGG includes:
- a CDS encoding efflux RND transporter periplasmic adaptor subunit codes for the protein MDIAMRMKRPTLAATLATVIFLAGCQKNEEQQAAAAFPPSAVAVYTTAAEALPITNELPGRITATRIAEVRPRVSGIVVERVFEQGTIVKEGDVLYRIDPAPFQVKVDSAEATLKRAQAVLDQAKRTADRQSRLKDAQFTAIQQFDDAIAAVAQAEADVGIAQAGLADAKLNLQYANVTAPIGGRIGRALITEGALVSATDTQNLATIQQLDPIYADFTQSATDLIRLRKALKDGQMMSSDNEAEVQLILDDGTPYALKGKLLFSEAAVDATTGQVTLRGEFPNPNNDLLPGMYVRVQIQQGLEKDAITVPQQAVQRNNAGQSQVYVVSADNKVEFRNVTLGRTVSERWQVTSGLKAGEKVIVEGFQKVGPGAPVQPSDWDPNAKPAAEQASASAADGEKPATEVK